The genomic window CGCTTCTTTACATAATCGTTTACTTTTGTAATGGGAAAATATGGGAATAATTTTCCAATTTCTTCAATTTTCTAAACCATTGACATTTCTTTAACCCTAAAAAAGATTAAGCGTTCTTTAAATTTTTCTTGTTTATGATTCCATTTTCAAGTATTGTCGTTATCATTACACACATATAACCTTACTCCATAGAAAACTATCATGAATACATCCATAAGAAAGCCATATAACTTATTGGCTTATGTAACAACTGCTACTTTTTTCTTAGGTATGACTCTAAGTTCCTCCGCATCAAATGCACCGTTGAGAAAGTATGAGAATATTAATCTCAAACAATTCAACGAATGTATAAAACCCCCCAGTTCCAATGGCTCAGAACAAGGTTGGGCTGATTACCAAGGCGAAAACCAAGGTAAAGTTGAGTTAAAAGTGAGAAATCAACCCATGATTTCTGATGGTACCGTTGCAGCCACCTTAAACTATAAATTTGAACCATCCGAAGAATTATTAACCTTAGAAATTAAGGAAAAAACCTCGTTTATGTTTGGCATGATTCAAGCATCCAACGAACAAATCTGGGAAGGATTCGACGGTTTAGTGAAACAATGTCGTAGCTATGGCTAACTAAAAAGGAAAAGACACCCTTACTCTCTCTTCAGGGGCCGGTCGTTCTTGACGAATATCAAGAGAAGGCGAACCATTCCTATCATTAATACGAATTCTGGTTTGAGGTCTTCTTTGTTCTTCGACCCCTACCGTCAAGCGGCCATTATCACCATAAACCCTCACATTGGTTCGGCTACGGCGACGACGTTCGTTAGAAAAATCGACTCGAACATCATCCCCCAGTTCGATAATTTGGGCGTTAACGGTTTTTGTCCCCAAAGAAGAAGTGATGACGACACTAAGGGTCAACATTGCAAGCATAGAAATCGATTTCATGGGGCATTCTCCAAAAACAGTCAACACACGACAGACAAGGATTGTGATACCTCAGAAATATCCTACTCTTAACTTTGTGAGTATTGCTTCCCCCAGTTGCATGATTGATCTTTAAGATTTTTTACGGTTAAAACTAGCCCACGGACTCTAAACCGTGGGTTTTATTGATTTTAAGGGTGTCCAAATAAAGATAGGATAAATTTAGATGACTCAAAATAACCCAATCAATGCGCTGCTTAAACTGCCACCTGGATAACCTTCCCGAAACCACCCAACGCTGTCCCCATTGTGGGGCGCAAGTTCTCTCCTTGTTACAAGAAGTGTTACCCCAAGGCACCCAACTGCGATCGCATACATACTGTTTAGACGATGCTATGGGAAAGGGTAGTTTTGGCATTACCTATCGCGCCCATCATACCGCATTAAAGAATCCTGTCGCCATTAAAGAATTTTATCCCGTTGAATATGTATCTCGAAATATTGAAACCAAACTATTAATTATTCCCGCTAAACATCGAGACGCATACCAAAGAAGTTTATATCGTTTTTTAGAAGAAGGGCAGATATTAGCCAAGTTAAATCATCCCAATGTGGTTAAAGTAAGGGACTTATTTGAAGAAAGAGATACTGCTTATATTGTCATGGACTTAGTACAGGGCAAAACCTTATTAAAAGAATTAGAAAATCAGCCCCAAAAAAAACTATCCCCTGACAGAATAGAAAATTTCATTGGACAATTAGTTCATGCCTTAACTGCCATTCACGAAGCCGGTATTTATCATCTGGATCTTAAACCAGAAAATATGATCTTAACTCCTGACGATCAATTAATTTTAATTGATTTTGGAGCAGCCACTTTAGCTAGTGATGCTAAACGAAAAAGAACTCGTTCTTTTACCGAATGTTACGCAGCCCCGGAAATCATGTCAGGGGGAGAAGTTGGACCAGAAAGTGATCTCTTTGAAGTAGGAATGATTCTCCATGAACTATTAACAGGAACCTTACCCCCACCAGCCATGAAGCGTGTTTTAGAAACCGATACCTGGCAACCTCAAGGGTTAACTCATCCCTGGGATATGTTAATCGTTGATGCCTTGAGAATTCAAAGAATCCATCGCAGTCGAACTGTCGCCCAATGGTGGGAATTACGAAGGCAAAAACAAGAAAATATCATTAGAATTGACCAAAAAAGTCTCGAAAACTTACAAGGAAAATTTATATTACCTTTATTACAACAGCAAGGAATGACTCAGAAATTGGGGCGAGGTTGTATTAGAAAAGTGATTCCTGTTAATCAAAATCAGGTTTTAGTTTTAGAAGCAGCAGGAGCCTCCTTATTAGATTTTAATACTAAAATTGCTCACTGGGAAATTGACTGTCCCACGTCCTGGGGAGCCGTTAGTGAGAATAAAAACATATTAGCCTTAGTGTGGCAACAAAACATCTATTTATGGGATTTGAATCAGGGAAAGTTATTAAGACAATTACAAGGTCATTCCAAGAAAATAACGGATCTCGCATTTAACAAAGATGGCTCTTTATTACTGTCAGGAAGTCTCGATGAAACTTTAATTATCTGGGAAATTCAAACAGGAAGAAAACGTCATGAATTATCTGAACCAATGGGACGCATAACCGCCGTTGCTTTCAGTGAAGATAATCAATTTATTGCTTCTGGTTCCCATACAGGAATCGTGAGAATTTGGGGAGCCATATCTGGTCAAGAATGGCGGTGTTTAGAAGGCCATCAAATGGCAGTAGAAAGCTTAATTTTTAGCTCAGATAGTAAACTCTTAGCCTCAGCAGGACGGGATAAAACCATTCGTTTATGGGACGTTACGTCAGGAAAATTTCAACAAGTCTTAGAAGGTCATCAGGACTGGGTCAAAGCATTGAGTTTTGATAAAAATGCCGATTATTTAGCTTCTGCATCGGCCATTAATGATAAAACTATTCGTATTTGGTCTATTGACCAACGACAACAAACCCAACAACTACAAGGCCATCGTAACAGTATTCAAGCGATCGCTTTTTGTGCTGATGATCGTTATTTGATCTCAGCAGCATCTGACAACACTATCCGTCTCTGGGACCGAGACACCGGAAAAGCGATCAAACAACTCAAACAACACACCAATTGGGTGTATAGTGTAGCCTGTAGTGCGGACGGTCGTTGGGTAGCTATTGGATACAATGACTGGACTGTGCGCCTTTGGGATATCATTGAACAACGGGAAGTTAATTGTCTCGAAGGTCATGAAAGTGCTGTTTCTAGTGTGGCCTTTTGTCCTGATAGTCAACACCTCATCTCTGGGAGTTGGGATGGAACTCTCAGAGTCTGGGATATTCTCACAGGAAAATGTAAACGCATTTTACAAGGTCATGAAAACTGGGTCAGTTGTGTTGCAGTGAGTCCTAACGGTCAATGGGTGGCCTCTGGGAGTTGGGATAAAACTGTTTGTCTTTGGGAAATTACTAATAATTGGCCTCATTTTAAAGGGAGTAAACCCACTCGCATTTTACAAGGCCACTTAGAAGATATTGAAGGGGTTGCTTTTAGTCCTGATAGTCAATTAATGGCTAGTTCTAGTAATGATAAAACGATTAGAATTTGGGAAGTTGCATCCGGTCAACAAGTGCAACAATTAGAAGGTCATAAATATAGTGTTGACGATGTGGTTTTTAGTCCCGATGGTCAATTTATTGCTTCCGTGAGTCGAGATAAAACGGTGAGAGTTTGGCACGTTATTTCGGGTAAAGAAATTCATCGCTTTCAAGGTCATACCCATTATGTGAAATGTGTAGCATTTAGTTTAGACGGTCGTTATTTAGTTTCTGGGGGAAAAGATAAAATGATTGCTATTTGGGATCTCATTTCAGGAGAATTGAGTCAATTAATTCAAGGTCATACGAATGATATTAATAGCATTGCTTTTACTGGAGATGGTTCCTTTTTAGTCTCTGGGGATAATGATGGCGTGGTGAGGTTATGGAAATTACAGTTAGGCAGTGAAAGTTAGGAGTTCGGAGTTTGGAGTTCGGAGTTATAACAATACAAAAATTCGTGTTTGACATTTTTCATATTTTTATTTGTCATTCCGAGGAACGAGGAATCTCAAACCTTAACCTATCCTGATGAAATTAGACAAAGCAGAATTGAACCAAATAAAGCTAATTCAATAATTCCCCATTGACAACAAAATTGTTTGATTGTTTCTAATTCAACCCCTAACCGTTTGTGTATTTTGGGTTTAATTTCTAGTTGATAATTTTCCCTAACCATAATTCTATTCTTCCTCAAAATAAACACTTATCAACTATGACTTATCTATTATATTTCAACAACTAACTGATAAGTGATCACTGAAACAACTGTCACTATTCCCCTTCAAACCAAAGCATTAAACCCCTAACATGGGAACAATAACCCCATTATTAGCTAGTCTATAGGGTAAACCCATTACTAATATTAATGCTATGACAACTATTCCCGAATATGCTAACTTAACTGCCTTACCTGATATCTGGGCGATCGCAGCTAAAAAATTCCCCGATATCCTCGCCCTTCATGATCCCCACAGTAAACCAGAAGTTAAACTCACCTTTGCTCAGTTATACCAACAAATTAAACAATTTGCCTCTGGACTACAAGCCCTAGGTGTGACCCCCGATGATAAAATTAGTCTCATTGCTGATAACAGTCCCCGTTGGTTCATTGCCGATCAAGGATCGATGTTAGCTGGCGCAGCCAATGCCGTGCGATCAGCACAAGCGGATAAAAACGAATTGGCCTACATTTTAAGGGATAGTGATAGTAGTACCCTCATCGTAGAAAATCAGAAAACTTTAGATAAACTACGTTCTTTTTGTGACGAAATACCCTTACAACTCATCATCCTTCTCAGCGACGAAACCCCTAAAACAGATGATTCGATTAAAACCTTAAACTACTCCCAACTGATGGAACAAGGGGCAAACAACACCTTACAACCTATCACCAAAGAGGATGATGATTTAGCTACTTTAATTTATACATCAGGAACCACCGGACAACCCAAAGGTGCGATGTTGTCTCACGGTAACCTATTGCACCAAGTTAAAAATTTAGATGCCATTATCCAACCCAAAGCAGGGGATATTGTTCTTAGCATTTTACCCTCTTGGCATTCCTACGAACGCAGTGCAGAATATTTTCTACTGTCTCAAGGATGCACCCTCACTTATACGAATATCCGCAACTTTAAGACCGATCTCAAAAAGTTTAAACCCCATCACATGGTAGGGGTTCCTCGTCTCTGGGACTCCCTGTATGAAGGGATACAGAAGCAACTACGGGATCAAAGTCCCACCCAACAAAAAATAGTCCAGTTTTTCTTCAATCTTTCTCAAACCTTTATTCTTTCGAGACGCATTGCCAATAATATGAGTTTAGAACACTTTGATGCGTCAGGGACAGAACGGTTTATAGCACGACTCAAAGCATCCTTATTAGCTCCTTTACACAGTTTAGGGGATAAATTAGTCTACAACAAGATTCGAGAAGGTTTAGGGGGCAATTTTGAAACCCTGGTCAGTGGTGGCGGTTCTTTGGCCAAACATTTAGACGACTTTTACGAGATCATCAACGTCCCCGTGTTAGTGGGTTACGGCCTCACCGAAACTTCCCCTGTTACCAATGCACGCACCCATAGTCATAACCTACGAGGTTCCTCCGGTCAACCCATCCCCAAAACAGAGATCAAGATCGTCGATCTTGATACCGGTGA from Crocosphaera subtropica ATCC 51142 includes these protein-coding regions:
- a CDS encoding protein kinase domain-containing protein, which codes for MRCLNCHLDNLPETTQRCPHCGAQVLSLLQEVLPQGTQLRSHTYCLDDAMGKGSFGITYRAHHTALKNPVAIKEFYPVEYVSRNIETKLLIIPAKHRDAYQRSLYRFLEEGQILAKLNHPNVVKVRDLFEERDTAYIVMDLVQGKTLLKELENQPQKKLSPDRIENFIGQLVHALTAIHEAGIYHLDLKPENMILTPDDQLILIDFGAATLASDAKRKRTRSFTECYAAPEIMSGGEVGPESDLFEVGMILHELLTGTLPPPAMKRVLETDTWQPQGLTHPWDMLIVDALRIQRIHRSRTVAQWWELRRQKQENIIRIDQKSLENLQGKFILPLLQQQGMTQKLGRGCIRKVIPVNQNQVLVLEAAGASLLDFNTKIAHWEIDCPTSWGAVSENKNILALVWQQNIYLWDLNQGKLLRQLQGHSKKITDLAFNKDGSLLLSGSLDETLIIWEIQTGRKRHELSEPMGRITAVAFSEDNQFIASGSHTGIVRIWGAISGQEWRCLEGHQMAVESLIFSSDSKLLASAGRDKTIRLWDVTSGKFQQVLEGHQDWVKALSFDKNADYLASASAINDKTIRIWSIDQRQQTQQLQGHRNSIQAIAFCADDRYLISAASDNTIRLWDRDTGKAIKQLKQHTNWVYSVACSADGRWVAIGYNDWTVRLWDIIEQREVNCLEGHESAVSSVAFCPDSQHLISGSWDGTLRVWDILTGKCKRILQGHENWVSCVAVSPNGQWVASGSWDKTVCLWEITNNWPHFKGSKPTRILQGHLEDIEGVAFSPDSQLMASSSNDKTIRIWEVASGQQVQQLEGHKYSVDDVVFSPDGQFIASVSRDKTVRVWHVISGKEIHRFQGHTHYVKCVAFSLDGRYLVSGGKDKMIAIWDLISGELSQLIQGHTNDINSIAFTGDGSFLVSGDNDGVVRLWKLQLGSES
- a CDS encoding AMP-dependent synthetase/ligase produces the protein MTTIPEYANLTALPDIWAIAAKKFPDILALHDPHSKPEVKLTFAQLYQQIKQFASGLQALGVTPDDKISLIADNSPRWFIADQGSMLAGAANAVRSAQADKNELAYILRDSDSSTLIVENQKTLDKLRSFCDEIPLQLIILLSDETPKTDDSIKTLNYSQLMEQGANNTLQPITKEDDDLATLIYTSGTTGQPKGAMLSHGNLLHQVKNLDAIIQPKAGDIVLSILPSWHSYERSAEYFLLSQGCTLTYTNIRNFKTDLKKFKPHHMVGVPRLWDSLYEGIQKQLRDQSPTQQKIVQFFFNLSQTFILSRRIANNMSLEHFDASGTERFIARLKASLLAPLHSLGDKLVYNKIREGLGGNFETLVSGGGSLAKHLDDFYEIINVPVLVGYGLTETSPVTNARTHSHNLRGSSGQPIPKTEIKIVDLDTGEPLSQGKKGVVLIRGPQVMQGYYKKPEATAKAINSEGWFNSGDLGWITPMNDLVITGRAKDTIVLSNGENIEPQPIEDACVRSAYIDQMMLVGQDQKALGALIVPNLDALQTWGKNQQLNLTFPPEDASREAIVNSDLYGKPVQDLFKQELNREVKNRPGYRADDQIKAFELILEPFSVENGMMTQTLKIKRPVVTERYQGMIDGMFES